A stretch of DNA from Cellulomonas xiejunii:
AGGCCGGGCTGGCATGCTGTGCTTGCGTAGTTCGCCCCGTTGCCGTCCCACACGCCCACACCGAGGTGCGGCCCGACGACGCGGCACCGACCGGTGGCTCACCCACCTGACACGACAGGACCGACATGTCCCAGCAGAAGCCAGAGACCCCCGACGGCACCCCGGTGCCCGAGGACGCCACCCCGGACACCTCCTCGCGGGTCGAGCCCGTCGAGGAGGTCGTCGTCGAGGAGGTCGTCGTCGAGGCGGACGACACGCCCGCGGTCGCGCAGCCTGCCCCGGCCCGGCCCGCTCCCGTCGAGGTCGACGATGACGACGACGACGATGACGACGACTCCTACGTCGTGCCCGCTGGCACCGTCGTCGCCGCTGCGCCCGGCCTCGCCGCACGTCTGGGCGCCGAGGCGTTCGGCACGTTCTTCCTCGTGCTCGTCGGCGTCGGCATCGCCCTGTACGCGGCGTTCAGCAACGTGGGCGGGGGGCTCGGCGTCGCCCTCGGGTTCGGTGTCGCGGTGCTGGCCGGCATCGTCGCGGTGGGCCACGTCTCCGGGGGGCACTTCAACCCCGCCGTGACGCTCGGCGCGTGCCTCGCCGGGCGCACGCCGTTCCGTGACCTGCTCCCCTACTGGGTCGCCCAGATCGTCGGTGGCGTCCTCGCCGCCGCCATCCTCTTCCTCACCGTGCCCACCTCGCTCCCGGCTCTCATCAGCCAGGGCGAGTCCACCGGCGTCCGCGCCTTCTTCAGCGGCACGGCCAACGGCTTCGGCCCGCACTCCCCCCTCGCGACGCTGTCGAACGGGCAGGCGGAGTTCAGCCTGGTCGCGGCGCTCCTGGTCGAGGTCATCGGCACGGCCGTGTTCGTCGGCGTCATCCTCGGTGCGACCGACCGCCGCGCGAACAAGCAGCACGTGCCGTTCGCGGTCGGTCTGACGCTCACGGTCGTGCTCCTGCTGGCCACGCCCGTGACGAACGGCTCGATCAACCCGGCGCGCTCGCTGGCCGCGGCGATCTTCTCGGAGTCGTGGGCGCTGGAGCAGGTGTGGCTCTTCTGGGCCGCTCCCCTGCTCGGTGCGGCGATCGCGGCACTCATCTACCGCGCCTTCGCTGCCGAGCCCGTGGAGGACTCGCTGTTCGGCGAGGACGAGCTGTACGTGGCCGAGGACGACGTGGTCGTCGTCGACCGCTGACACCGCACGTCACGAGGCCCCGGGAGCGTCGCCCCCGGGGCCTCGTGCCTGCGTGAGCCGGTATCAGCCCGGGGGCAGCACGGACGCCAGGACCGCGAGCGCGACGGCACCGGCCAGGAGCATCGCGACGTCGAACGGCCTGGACCGCACGGCCAGGGCGACCGGGCCCGGCTCACGCCCGAGGGCACGCGCGATCGCCGCGCCGAGCAGCACCAGCGCGAGCACGTACGTGCCGGTGACAGCGTCCACGAGGTAGGCGACCGCGACGGACGCCACGATCCCCGATGTCGTCCACCACAGGGAACGACTGCTCCCCGCGGCGAGGGACGCACGCGCGATGCTGCGCGCGTCCAGCTGGCTACCCTGCGCGGGGGCGTCGGGAACGGGCTCGGACACCGGCGCGTCGACGGGCTCGGGTGCCGCGCGCTCCGCAGGGGCGACCGGTGCGTGCTGACGCGGCGACCGGACAGGACCGGGTAGACCGGCCGACGGCGTGCGCGCAGGCGTCGACATCGGTTCCGTTTCCTCCGTCCGGCTCCGGGGCGCCACGTGGGCGGACCACACGCTCGACAGCCCCGCGGACGTCGCCCCGGGACCTTGCACGGTCGGCCCAGCGTACCGCCGCGAGGCCCGGGCTACCGTGATCCCGTGACCGACCCGTCCCGCGCGCCCGCCCCTCCGGCCGACGTCCTCGTGGTCGGCGGGGGTCTTGCCGCCCTGCGGACGGTCGCCGCCCTGCGGGACCACAGCTACGACGGCCCGGTGGGCCTCCTGGGGGCCGAGGGACTGGCGCCGTACGACCGACCGCCGCTGTCGAAGCACCTCCTCGACCGCACCTCACCCACGTGGCTCGCCGACGACCTCGGCCACGACCTGGACGCACTCGCCGACGAGGTCCACCTCGCCCGGCCCGCTCGCGGTCTGCGCCTGCGTCCCGGCGGCGGCGCAACGGTCCTCACCGACGACGGTGAGGTCACGTCGTCGTGCGTGGTGCTCGCCACGGGCGCCCACGCGGTCTCCGTGCCCGGCTGGCGGGGCGCGACGCTGCACACGGCGGCCGACGCCGACGCGCTGCGGGCCGCGCTCGGGGGCGGCACCCGCCGGCTCGTCGTCGTCGGGGCCGGGTGGATCGGGGCCGAGGTGGCGGGTGTCACCGCCGCTGCCGGGCACGACGTCGTGGTGGTCGAGGCCCGGGCAGCGCCGCTCGCGACGGCGCTCGGTGAGCGGGTCGGCGCGCTCACGGCCCCCTGGTACGCGGCGGCCGGCGTCGAGCTGCGGACGTCCACCCCGGTCGCCGCCGTGGACAGCACGGGCGTGGACCTCGCGGACGGGACCCACCTGTCCGCCGACGCCGTCCTCGTCGCGGTGGGCGCACGCCCCGCGACCGGCTGGCTGGCGGGCGTGGTCCCGCTGCGGGCCGGTGCGGTCCCCGTCGACGAGTCGTACCGCGTGCTCGGCACGAGCGGCCCCCTTCCCGGGCTGCTGGCCGTGGGTGACGTCGCGGTGCGTCGCTCGGCCCGCCACGGCTGGGTGCCCGGCGGGCACTGGGACGAGGCGCTCCACGGACCGGACGTCCTGGTCCGGCGGCTCCTGGGTGTGGCGGTCGACGAGCCGGAGGCCGTCCCCTACGTCTTCTCGACGCAGCTCGGTCACGACCTGACCGTCTTCGGGCTCCCTGCCCGGCAGGACGGGGTGACCGTGCTGGGCGACCCCGGGGTGACCGGGTGGACGGCCTTGTGGACCCGCGGCGACACCGTCACGGGTGCGCTCGTGGTGGACCGGCCGCGCGACGTCGGTGCTGCGCGTCGCCTGTTCGCGCGCGGCGACCTGCCGCGCGTGACCCTGCCCGGCAGTGAGCTGCCCGGCAGTGAGCTGCCCGCGGACCTGCGGACGCTCCTGCGCGCGTCCCCGGCGACCTGACGTGGCGGCTCGACCGCCCTCGTGCGTGACGAGGGCGGTCGAGCCGCGCGACCCCGCGGGGTCGCGCCCGATCAGTGTGCGAAGTGGCGCGTGCCCGTGAGGTAGAGCGTCACGCCCGCGGCGGCCGCCGCGGCGACGACCTCCTCGTCGCGCACGGACCCACCCGGCTGCACCACGGCGCGCACGCCCGCGTCGAGCAGGACCTGCAGCCCGTCGGCGAACGGGAAGAACGCGTCGGACGCCGCGACGGCGCCCCGTGCCCGCTCGACGTCACCGGCGTTCGCGCGCTCGACGGCCAGCCGGCACGAGTCGACCCGGTTGACCTGCCCCATCCCGACCCCGACCGACGCACCACCGTCCGCCAGCAGGATCGCGTTGGACTTCACGGCCCGCACGGCCCGCCACGCGAACGCCAGGTCCGCCAGGGTGGCGTCGTCGGCGGCGTCGCCGGCGGCGAGCGTCCACGCCGCCGGGTCGTCCCCCGGCGCGTCGATCCGGTCGACCGACTGCACGAGCAAGCCACCGGACACCGGGCGCGTCTCGACGAGCGCCGTCGGCGGGGCGTCGACCACGAGCAGGCGGATGTTCTTCTTCTGCGACAGCAGCTCGAGCGCGTCGTCGTCGAACGCGGGCGCGACGACGACCTCCGTGAACACGGGCGCGATCTGCTGCGCAGCAGCGAGCGACAGCCGTTGGTTCGTGGCGATCACGCCGCCGAACGCCGACACGGGGTCGCACGCGTGGGCGCGGGCGTGAGCCTGCGCGACGTCCGCACCGACGGCGATCCCGCACGGGTTGGCGTGCTTGACGATCGCGACCGTGGCGGTGTCACCGTGGTCGTGCGCGGCACGCCACGCGGCGTCGGCGTCGACGTAGTTGTTGTAGCTCATGGCCTTGCCGTGCAGCTGGCGCGCCTGGGCCAGGCCGGCCGGACCGTGGCCGGTCGTGTACAGCGCCGCGCGCTGGTGCGGGTTCTCGCCGTACCGCAGGACGTCCGAGCGCTCCCAGGTCGCGCCGATCCACGCCGGGAACCCGGTCGCCACGCCGTCGACCTCGTCGGTCGTCGTCGCGACGTTGCCCATCCACGACGCGACGGCGACGTCGTACGAGGCCGTGTGGACGAACGCGTCGGCCGCGAGCCGCGTGCGCTCGGCGAGGGTGAAGCCACCGGCGGCCACCGCTGCCACGACGTCGCCGTAGCGCGCGGGGTCGACGACGACCGCGACGCTCGGGTGGTTCTTGGCGGCCGCCCGCACCATCGAGGGTCCACCGATGTCGATCTGCTCGACGCACTCGTCGACGCCCGCACCCGACTCCACGGTCTGGGTGAACGGGTACAGGTTGACCACGACGAGCTCGAACGCCGCCACACCGAGCTCGTCGAGCTGGGCGAGGTGCTCGGGGCGGCGCGTGTCCGCGAGGATCCCGGCGTGCACCCGGGGGTGCAGGGTCTTGACGCGGCCGTCGAGGCACTCGGGGAAGCCGGTGACGTCCTCGACACGCGTCACGGGGACGCCCGCCGCCGCGACGGTCGCCGCGGTGGAGCCGGTCGAGACCAGCTCGACGCCGGCGCCGTGCAGCGCGGTGGCGAGCTCGACCAGGCCGGTCTTGTCGTACACCGACAGCAGAGCGCGGCGCACGGGGCGGCGGGTGGTGTCGGCGGTCGCGTCGGCGACGGCGGCGAGGGGGGTCGGGTCGTGCGTCATGGCACACCTTCCTGGGTCGGTCGGCGGTCCGGAGGGACCTCAGCGGTAGACCCCGGCACCCAGGCGGGCGGTGCACGGCAGGGGGTGTGCTCGGTCGCTCCCCGGTGGTCCTCCACCTGCGCCAGTCACGACCGGGGCCGAGTCTAGCGGCCGCCGTCGTTCCCGCCGCCGCTCAGCCCAGGCGCGCGTGGCGGCCGTCGACGTCCAGGCCGTGGCGCGCGATCCGCCCGACGACGTCCACCAGCAGCCGCCGCTCGACGACCTTGATCCGCTCGTGCAGCGTCTCCTCGGTGTCGTCGTCGGCGACGGGCACCGCCTCCTGCGCGATGATCGGGCCCGCGTCGACGCCGTCGTCGACGACGATCACCGAGCACCCGCTGACCTTGACGCCGTACGCGAGCGCGTCGCGCACGCCGTGCGCGCCCGGGAACGAGGGCAGCAGCGCCGGGTGCGTGTTGACGGTCCGCCCGCCGAACCGCCCGAGGAAGGCGGCACCGACCAGCTTCATGAACCCGGCGCAGACGACCGTGTCGGGCGAGAAGACCCCGACCGCCTCGGTGAGCGCCCGGTCCCACGCCGCGCGGTCCGGGAAGTCCCGCAGGGCGACGACGGCGGTCGGGACGCCGGCCTGGCGGGCGAGGTCGAGCGCGGCGATCCCCGGCCGGTCCGACACCACGCCCACGACGCGCGCACCGTACGCGGGGTCGCGGTGCGCGTCGAGCAGCGCCGCGAGGTTCGACCCCGCACCCGAGACGAGCACGACCAGACGGTGGCTCGCCGCCACGGCGTGGGCAGGCGGGACAGGACGTGGCTGTGTGGAGGACGTCACGCCGCGCAACCTACCCGCCCGCAGCGCGGACGGCGTGGGTTCGTCCACCCACGACGTGCGGGAGAATGGCCACATGGGCAACCCGTGGGCACCGCCGGACGACTCGCAGGAACTCGGGCAGCGGACACCCGCGCACGTCCCGTCACAGGCTCCGGCCGCGACCCGCGACGGCGCCCCGCCCACCTCCGACGGCGCCCCGCCGCGCACCCCGCAGGGTGCTCCTGCGCACGCTCCGTCCCACGCCCCCGTCGGTGACGGCTGGCCCCCGGCTCCCCCGGGCCACCTGCCCGCCCCCGGGACCCCCGGTCCGCACCCCGTCCAACCGCCGGACCCGGAGGGCGTCGCGCGGGCGTCCCGCACGTCCGCCTGGACCGCCGGCGCGCTGCTCGCCTCGGTGCTGCTGATGAGCGCGCCGTGGCCCGCCATGCTCGCCGCGCCGGCCGCCGCGCTCGCCGGTGTCGTGCTCGCGCTCGTCGCCGTGGTGCGCGCCGCGCGGGCTCGGGCGCGCGGGTCCGTCGTCGCATTGCCCGTCGTGCTGCTCGTGGCGTCGCTGGTCTGGGTGGGCCTGAGCTCGCAGACGCTCCTGTACGTCGACGCGTCCCGGGACTTCGCGCAGTGCAAGTCGGCCGCGCTCACGCACCAGGCGCAGCGCAACTGCGCGACCCAGCTCGAGACCGACATGCGCGAGCGGCTCGAGACGGTGTTCGGGCGCCTCGGCGTGCCGGTGCCTCCGTCGTCGTGACCGGTCCGACCTGACCCGTTCGGCCCGCGGCCGGCGACGGACGGTCAGTCGGCGGCGACGTCCGCCGCCACCCCGCGACGACGCGCACGGCGCGCGCGCAGCGCGTCGCGCACCGTCCGGTCGAACGGCACGGCCGCACCGGCTGCACCCAGGCCGCACCCCGCGACGCTGAGCAGTCCGACCCAGAGCGGGCTCGCCCCGACGTGGGCCATGCGGCCGGGCCCTGCGGCACCCCCGGCGAGCGCGACGAGCAGCGCCACCAGGACCCCGACGGTGCACGCCACGACTCCCACCGCCACCACGACGTCGCGCGCCCGGACCGGCCTGAGCCACCGGCGCACGGCCAGTCCCGCCAGCACGCCGACCCCGACGACGAGCAGCGGTGCGAGGAGGACCGGGCCGCCCTGCGCGCCGGGCAGAGCGCCGAGCAGCGGCAGCGCGGGCAGCGGGCCCGCGACGACCGCGTCGGGCGCGAAGCGCGTCCCCGCTCCCACGGCGAATCCCGGACCGGCGATCCACGCGAGGGCCCACACGACGAGGTTGGGCACGAACGCGAGCTCGGCGAACGCCAGGACCACCCCGCCGACGGCGTCGAGCGAGAGACCGCGCGCGACGTCGATGATCGTCGCGTGGCCCGCGAGGACCCACAGCGTCGTCAGGAGCGCCGCGAGCGCCAGCAGGCCGGCGGCCGCCACGAACCCGGCGCGCAGACCCACGACCACCGGCTCCGGCAGCCGGTCTCGCAGCGGCGCGACGACCTGCGCCCATGGCGCTGCCTCCGGACGGCGCAGCAGGCCCGCGCCCAGGCCCAGGGCTCCGACGACCAGGCCACCGAGGACGGCGCGCAGGACTCCCAGGACACCCGCGCCCGCGACGAGCCCGACGAGACCGGTGAGCAGCGCGTAGCCGCCGATCGAGGCGACGGCACCGGTCCGGGTCGCGTGGCCCGACCGGCGGGCCGACGCGTAGCAGGTGAACACCGCGAGCATCGTCAGACCGAGCGGGATCACGGAGACGACCGCACCGCCGAGGCCCGCAGGGACCCCGTGGGCGAGCAGCCACAGGTTGGTGGCGACGACGACGGCACGCGTCCACGCCACCTCGGCGTGGGCGGGGTCGGACGCGGTCGTGACGAAGACCGCGATCGCGGGCACCGCGAGCGTGAGCAAGGACAGTGCGGCCGCCTGCACGGCCGTGAGCACGCCGATGGTCCAGCGCGGCGCACCGTCGATGGCCGACGTGAAGAACGTGGGGTGCGGGTCGTCCTGCAGGACTCGGCGGACGCGACCCGCGAGGGGGACGGGACCGGTGGACGGGGGCACCCGCCCATGGTGACCGGTGGCTCGGGCGCGTCGCCGGACCCGGCCCGGCGCGTCGCCACCGGCGGCGCGCGAGGCCGCCCCCACCCGCGCGGTGACGGCGTGCTGCGTCGACCGGGTGCGGGACGCACCGCGGCCCCGGTCCGTGGGACCGGGGCCGCGGTGCGACGCGTGACGCGTTCGTCAGGCGCTGAGGATCTCGCGCGCGAGCTGGGCGGTCTCGGACGGCGTCTTGCCGACCTTGACGCCGGCGGCCTCGAGGGCCTCCTTCTTGGCCTGCGCGGTGCCCGACGAGCCGGACACGATCGCCCCGGCGTGACCCATCGTCTTGCCCTCGGGGGCGGTGAAGCCCGCGACGTAGCCGACGACCGGCTTGGTGACGTGCTCGGCGATATAGGCCGCGGCACGCTCCTCGGCGTCGCCCCCGATCTCGCCGATCATCACGATGACCTCGGTCTCGGGGTCGGCCTCGAACGCGGCGAGCGCGTCGATGTGCGTCGTGCCGATGATCGGGTCGCCGCCGATGCCGATGGCGGTGGAGAACCCGAAGTCCCGCAGCTCGAACATCATCTGGTAGGTCAGCGTGCCCGACTTCGAGACCAGACCGACCTTGCCGGGTCCCGTGATGTCGGCAGGGATGATGCCGACGTTGGACTTCCCGGGGCTGATGAGGCCGGGGCAGTTGGGGCCGATGAGCCGCACGCCCTTCTCCTGGGCGTAGGAGAAGAACTCGGCCGTGTCGGCCACCGGCACGCCCTCGGTGATGATGACCACCAGCGGGATGCCCGCGTCGACGGCCTCGATCACGGCGCCCTTGGTGTGTGCCGGCGGGACGAAGATGACGGACACGTCGGCACCGGTCTTGTCGATGGCCTCGGCCACCGATCCGAACACGGGGACGTCGACGTCACCGAACGTCACGGTGGTGCCGGCCTTGCGGGGGTTCACCCCGCCGACCACGTCGGTGCCGGACGCGAGCATGCGGTTCGTGTGCTTCTGGCCCTCGGAACCCGTCATGCCCTGGACGATGACCTTGGAGTCCTCGGTCAGGAAGATCGCCATGTGAAGTCTGCTTCTCTCTGCGTCGGGGGTCTCAGGCGGCGCTGTGCGCCAGGCGGGCGGCCGCGTCGGCCCCGCCGTCCATCGTGTCGGCGAGCGTGACGAGCGGGTGCCCGGCATCCGCGAGGATCTGGCGGCCCTCGACGACGTTGTTGCCGTCGAGGCGCACGACCAACGGCTTGGACGCCTCGTCCCCGAGGATCTCGAGGGCCGCGACGATGCCGTTGGCCACCGCGTCGCACGCGGTGATGCCGCCGAAGACGTTGACGAACACCGACTTGACCTGCGGGTCCGTGAGGATGATGTCGAGACCCGCGGCCATGACCTCGGCCGACGCGCCGCCGCCGATGTCGAGGAAGTTGGCGGGCTTCACGCCGCCGTGCGCCTCGCCGGCGTACGCGACGACGTCGAGCGTGCTCATCACGAGTCCCGCGCCGTTGCCGATGATGCCGACCTCGCCGTCGAGCTTGACGTAGTTGAGGTCCTTCTCCTTGGCCTTCGCCTCGCGCGGGTCGGCCGCGGCCTTGTCCTCGAGCGCGGCGTGGTCGGGGTGCCGGAAGTCCGCGTTGGCGTCGAGCGTGACCTTGCCGTCGAGGGCCACGACCTCACCGTCCTCCGTGAGGACCAGCGGGTTGACCTCGACGAGCGTCGCGTCCTCGTCGCGGTACACGAGCCACAGCTTCTGCAGGACGTCGGCGACCTTGCCCGCGATCTCGGGCGCGAACCCGGCGGCGGCGACGATCTCGTCGGCCTTGGCCTGGTCGATGCCCGTCTGCGGGTCGACGGCGACCTTGGCGAGCGCCTCGGGGCGCTCGACCGCGAGCTGCTCGATGTCCATGCCGCCCTCGACGGAGGCCATCGCGAGGTAGCGACGCTCGGCGCGGTCCAGCAGGAGCGAGAAGTAGAACTCCTGGGCGATCCGTGCGCCGGCCGCGATCATCACGCGGTGCACGGTGTGGCCCTTGATGTCCATGCCGAGGATCTCGCCGGCCTTCTCGGCGGCCTCATCGGCCGACCGCGCGAGCTTCACGCCGCCCGCCTTGCCGCGACCACCGGTCTTGACCTGCGCCTTGACGACGACCACGCCGCCGTCGGGCGGCAGCAGCTGCTCGGCCGCCGCGCGCGCCTCCTCGGGCGTCGTGGCGACGATGCCGCCGAGCACGGGCACGCCGTGCTTCTCGAAGATGTCACGTGCCTGGTACTCGAACAGGTCCACCTGGTCCGGTTTCCTCTCGTCGACCGCGCGCAGCGACCTCGGTGCGGCCGCATCGCCCGCACGCATGCTATCGCCGGGACCGAGGTCCCTCGACATCAAGAGACTGTGGCCGGGCTCACCTTCTCAGCGGACCGTCCGCGGCGAGCCCGATCCCGGACCGCGCGGGCGACCGCCCCGTCCATCGCGCCCGGCCGGTACCGTCCGCCCCGTGACCGACGAGCGCAGCCGGGTGCTGCACCGCGTGGCGGCGGCCGTGCCGGACGCGCACCGCCTCGGACGCCCGGTGCGGGTGGGCGTGGACGGCGTGGACGGCGTGGGCAAGACGACGTTCGCCGACGACCTCGCGGACCTGCTGCGCGCGGACGGCCGCGAGGTGCTGCGAGCGTCCGTCGACGGGTTCCACCGGCCGGCCGACGAGCGCTACCGCCGCGGACGCACCAGTCCCGAGGGGTTCTTCCTCGACTCGTACGACCTCGACGCCTTTCGGCGCATGCTGCTCGACCCGCTGGCACCAGGCCGCACGGGCCCGCGGCGGGTCCGGACGGCGGTGCGCGACGTCGTCACCGACACGGCCCTCGAGACCCCCTGGCGCGACGTCACCGACACGACGGTCGCCGTGGTCGACGGCGTCTTCCTGCAGCGTGGCGAGCTCGTGGACGCGTGGGACCTGCGGGTGTGGCTCGACGCGCCGTTCGAGGCGACGTACGCGCGCATGGCGGCGCGCGACGGCTGCCCGCCGGACCCCGCCCACCCCGCGAACGCGCGGTACCGCGAAGGTCAGCTGCTCTACCTGGCGGCGTGCCGCCCCGTCGAGCGCGCGCACGTGGTGCTCGACCACACCGACCCGAGCCGACCGCGGGTGGTACGAGGGGCCTGACGGTGACGGCGCCCGTCACGGACGGGCGACCCTCTGCGGGCACGCCTCAGACGTCGCCACCCTCCCACGGGTAGCCGTGCCGCACGAAGGCCGCGCGCACCGCGTCCTTCGGCCCCTCGACGTCGTCGGCGAACAGCTCGCGGCCCTGCGCGCTCTCGACCACGACCTTCGACCCGCGCCGGTGGACGCCGTCGACCTGGTCGCGCCGGATGACCCGCTCGACCTGACCTCGGCGCACGACCTCGACCTGCGCGTCGCTGAGGACCAGCACGGCGGTGCCGGTGACGACCCACGCGGCGAGCAGCAGCCCGAGGACGGCGCCGAGCAGGGGACGCCCCCAGACGAGCCAGCTCCCGTCGAACGAGGCGAGAAGGCGCAACGGCCCCTGGAACGGCACCCACGGCAGCCCCGCCGCCCACCTCGCGAGCAGGGGCAGCAGCAGCCCGAGCGCCGCTCCCGCGGCCGCGAGCAGCCCGGCGACGAACCACCGCCCCTCGGTGTCGAAGCCACCCACCCGCGTCTCGCCGTTCGCGCTCTCCGTGACCACGAGCACACCGTAGTGGCGTGACCCGACCGTCGGGAGCGGCGGTCCGGGACGACACCCACCGGGTCGCCGGGACCCACCGCCCCGCCGCTGAGCGCCTCCGTCACGGGCACGCCGGTCGCGAGCGGTTCGTCCTCGACCCGTACGCCCGCCCTGCACGGGTGGCACGACGCGGAGCCGGTCCGCGGTCAGCCGTCGACGACGGGCACGTCGGTGAGCCGGAACGGCGCACGGCCGGCGATCTGCACGCCGGCGATGCTGCCGTGGAACCGGGGGGCGACGTCGACCGTGACGGTGTCGGTCCCGGGGTCGGGCCAGACCACGGTGACCAGCCGCGTCTCGCCGGGGTCGATGCTGTTGACGATCCGGTCGGACAACGGCTCGCGCTCGTCGTCCTGCGGGTCGGTGCGGTAGTCGACGGGGTACAGGCGCGTGCCACCGGAGACGAGCGTGACGTTGGTGGGTGCGGTCTGCAGCTGCGGGTCGAACGACCCGCGCGAGTCCCACGCGCCGACCGAGAGGGATCCCAGGGACAGGTCGGCGGCACCGGTGTTCGTGACCTCGAGACCACCGACGACGTAGCGCCCGACCCGGCGGACCTGCTCGAGCCGCACGTCGAAGACGTCGTCGCCGGCCACGGAGACGCCGGTCGGACCAGGGGCGACCGGGCCCTGGGGGTCCGGCAGCGACCCGACGGCCTCGACGACCTCCTCCGGCTCGGGCCCGCCCGAGGTCTCGAGCACCAGCTCCACGCGCCGGTTCAGGGCACGCTCGGCCTCACCGCTGCCCGCCACGGCCGGCTGCGTCTCCCCCCGCCCCTCGACGGCGACGTCGAACGCCGCCAGGTCCGCGAGCCCGGCCATGCGCGCCGCGACCGTCGCCGCGCGGCGCTGCGAGAGGTCGAGGTTGTACGCCTCGTCGCCCTGGTCGTCGGTGTGACCGACGACCGTGAGCCTGCCGCCGTCGTGCCCCGCGACCTGCGCGGCCGCGGCCTGCAGGACGCCGTCGGCGTCGGGGGCGAGCTGGTCGGAGTCGAACGCGAAGAGCACGTCTGACGACACCGCGACCTCGAGGCGCTCGGTGCTCTGCCGCGACCGCACCTGGCCGCCCAGCACCTCGGTGTACGCCTCGAGCGTGAACGCGTCCTGCTGGACCGGAGCCCCCTCGACCAGCTCGGACGGCGGGACGGTGAGCACGCCGGCGTGGTCGGCGCTGACGACCGGGACCCCGGGGACCCACCCGGCGGCGGGCAGCAGCACGTCGACCGTCGCCGCGTCGGGCACGGGGAACGCGACGTAGAGGATCACGACGTCGTCGCCGGCGGCCTCGTCGGCCGCGTCGGTCGCGGGCCCGCCCGGGGTGCCGTTGCGCGTCATGACGACCCTGTCGTCGTCGGTGCGCAGCGCCCGCGTCACGGTCCCGGCGTCCAGGTCGACCACCCGGACCCCGTTGGGGCCCGGGCTGCCGATGCTCTCGAACACGAAGGAGAACGCGGACATCAGCGTCGGGTACGTCGCGCTCGCCGCGAGCCTGAGCACCGCCGCGTCGTCGTGCACGGCCAGCGGCCCGACCTGGAGGTCGACGGTCTCACCGTCCAGCACGGTCTCGACGACGACCGGCTCGACCGGCTCGACCGGTGCAGCCGCGGTGGCGGTCGCGCTCGGGGTCCCCGCCGGCACCGGCACGGCGCCTCCCCCGGTGCAGGCGGTCAGTGCCACCACCGCACCGACGGCCACCGCCAGAGCGGTCCTGGTCCTGCTCACGCGCGTGCTCCCGTCCTCGGCGTCCCGGCGGGACACGGTAGCGGACGGCGCGCACCTGCCCGCCCGGGGACGGGCACGGGCCACCCCGCTAGAGCTTGGTGACCGGGGAGTACCGCAGCAGCAGCCGCTTCTCGCCGTTGCTGCCGAAGTCGATCTTGGCGACGGCGTTCTGCCCGGCGCCCTCGAGCGCGATCACGGTGCCGAGCCCGTACGCGTCGTGCGTGACCTTGTCGCCGATCGCCAGGTCAGGGACGGCACCACGCGGCGTCGCCGAGCCGAACGACGCGCCCGTGCGGGGCAGCGGCTCGCGCTTCTCGCTGCGCACCGGGCCGCTGCTCGACCCCGAGCCACCACGCTCGCCCCACGACGACGCGCCGCGCGTCCCGCCGCCGGCACCGAAGCCCGAGCCCCAACCGCCGCGCAGCCGCGACGTCGAGGACTCCCGACGCCGCCAGTCGACGAGCTCCTCGGGGATGTCGTCGAGGAACCGGCTGGGCGGGAACTCGTTGGGCACGCCCCACGCGGTGCGCACCGCGGCACGCGACACGTAGAGGCGCTGCCGCGCTCGCGTCAGCCCCACGTACGCCAGGCGCCGCTCCTCCGCGAGCTGGTCCGGGTCCGCCAGCGAACGCATGTGCGGGAACGTGCCGTCCTCCATGCCCGTGAGGAAGACGACCGGGAACTCCAGGCCCTTGGCGGTGTGCAGCGTCATGAGGGTGACCACGCCCGCGTCACGTGCGGCGGCCGCGGTCGCCTCGTCGTCGACGCCGTCCGGCACGGGGATCTGGTCGGAGTCGGCC
This window harbors:
- a CDS encoding uridine kinase; the encoded protein is MTDERSRVLHRVAAAVPDAHRLGRPVRVGVDGVDGVGKTTFADDLADLLRADGREVLRASVDGFHRPADERYRRGRTSPEGFFLDSYDLDAFRRMLLDPLAPGRTGPRRVRTAVRDVVTDTALETPWRDVTDTTVAVVDGVFLQRGELVDAWDLRVWLDAPFEATYARMAARDGCPPDPAHPANARYREGQLLYLAACRPVERAHVVLDHTDPSRPRVVRGA
- a CDS encoding YqeB family protein, whose amino-acid sequence is MVTESANGETRVGGFDTEGRWFVAGLLAAAGAALGLLLPLLARWAAGLPWVPFQGPLRLLASFDGSWLVWGRPLLGAVLGLLLAAWVVTGTAVLVLSDAQVEVVRRGQVERVIRRDQVDGVHRRGSKVVVESAQGRELFADDVEGPKDAVRAAFVRHGYPWEGGDV
- a CDS encoding cell division protein PerM → MPPSTGPVPLAGRVRRVLQDDPHPTFFTSAIDGAPRWTIGVLTAVQAAALSLLTLAVPAIAVFVTTASDPAHAEVAWTRAVVVATNLWLLAHGVPAGLGGAVVSVIPLGLTMLAVFTCYASARRSGHATRTGAVASIGGYALLTGLVGLVAGAGVLGVLRAVLGGLVVGALGLGAGLLRRPEAAPWAQVVAPLRDRLPEPVVVGLRAGFVAAAGLLALAALLTTLWVLAGHATIIDVARGLSLDAVGGVVLAFAELAFVPNLVVWALAWIAGPGFAVGAGTRFAPDAVVAGPLPALPLLGALPGAQGGPVLLAPLLVVGVGVLAGLAVRRWLRPVRARDVVVAVGVVACTVGVLVALLVALAGGAAGPGRMAHVGASPLWVGLLSVAGCGLGAAGAAVPFDRTVRDALRARRARRRGVAADVAAD
- the sucC gene encoding ADP-forming succinate--CoA ligase subunit beta, whose product is MDLFEYQARDIFEKHGVPVLGGIVATTPEEARAAAEQLLPPDGGVVVVKAQVKTGGRGKAGGVKLARSADEAAEKAGEILGMDIKGHTVHRVMIAAGARIAQEFYFSLLLDRAERRYLAMASVEGGMDIEQLAVERPEALAKVAVDPQTGIDQAKADEIVAAAGFAPEIAGKVADVLQKLWLVYRDEDATLVEVNPLVLTEDGEVVALDGKVTLDANADFRHPDHAALEDKAAADPREAKAKEKDLNYVKLDGEVGIIGNGAGLVMSTLDVVAYAGEAHGGVKPANFLDIGGGASAEVMAAGLDIILTDPQVKSVFVNVFGGITACDAVANGIVAALEILGDEASKPLVVRLDGNNVVEGRQILADAGHPLVTLADTMDGGADAAARLAHSAA
- the sucD gene encoding succinate--CoA ligase subunit alpha; protein product: MAIFLTEDSKVIVQGMTGSEGQKHTNRMLASGTDVVGGVNPRKAGTTVTFGDVDVPVFGSVAEAIDKTGADVSVIFVPPAHTKGAVIEAVDAGIPLVVIITEGVPVADTAEFFSYAQEKGVRLIGPNCPGLISPGKSNVGIIPADITGPGKVGLVSKSGTLTYQMMFELRDFGFSTAIGIGGDPIIGTTHIDALAAFEADPETEVIVMIGEIGGDAEERAAAYIAEHVTKPVVGYVAGFTAPEGKTMGHAGAIVSGSSGTAQAKKEALEAAGVKVGKTPSETAQLAREILSA